Part of the Pseudobdellovibrionaceae bacterium genome is shown below.
GCAAAAAATAGAAGAAGACTTCGCAAGAGAAATCGACAGCCTCTACAAGTCTGCCTAAGGCCTACGAAAAGGTATCCCTTTCCTTTTTGCGTTGCTGTGCAACGCAAAAAGGAAAGGGATACCTTTTCGTAGGACCTGCCTTTGCAACGGGGCAAAGCTACACTTCAATTAACCCCGCCCACCTACTTGCGGCACCGTAGCCTTTAGACCGCTTAATACGACAAAGTAATCATTTTTTCTCAAAATGAGTCACAGGGGTGACCCAAACTGCTCGGGCAGCTCATTAAGAGGGCTCGGCTTACCGCAATTAAACTACACTGCAACTCAAATTTTTTAGTCCCTTTGAATCGGCATCAATATGAGAAGTGTGAAGTGACACACTAACTCCCTGTCATTATTTTAGTTTTTGGGTTAAAGGTATTTCCAATTATAATACGTGAAGTCAGTTACCTTTTGTTCTCATTTAAATCCGAGCAATAACCGGACATTTATTCGTCTCTAAATCTCATAATGAGACCGTTTTTTTGCCTCAAGTTTTTTGAAAAACTGCCGATAATATTTAAAGCTGAATAGAATTCTATCGTCACATTCAAACCCCCGAGGAACGTATATGTCTGATAAATTTGAAAAACCCATTACTAAAACAGCTGACAAGATTTATAGGACCGCTCTATCCATCTTGTTATTGTTCGGATCCGCATCATTGGTGTCCTGTCGACTCGGGGACAACGCCATAAGTGGGCAAATCAGCAATCCGTCACCGGGCGCCCCCGCAGGACCAGATCTTGTCCCTGATTCTTTTAGTTTCGTAAATCAGGATAGTGTAAAACAACTTTACCTGACAAAATCTTCGACCCAACAGGTTTCTGGAATTGATTCTCCCGTGAACCTGTCAATAAGTGGTAGTGGAGGAGCACCTTTCGAGTTGGGAGAGGTACAAAGCTACTTTGAGGACAGCTTATCTCTGGCACCATTTACGAGCAACGGCCATGCTTTTGAGTTTTCTGCAGATGGAACAAAAATGTATTTACTCAATGCCAACATTGGCAAAGTTTTGCAGTTCAGCCTACGAACACCGTGGAACATATCTAGTTCAACTTACGACAACATCTCCCTTGATTATTCAACTGAAGACACCAATGTGAAAGACCTCCGAATAAGCACTGATGGGCAACATCTGTATATCGTGGGCCGCTCATCTGTTAAGGTACACCAATACAATCTTTCATCCGCATGGGATTTATCAACGGCTCAGTATGATTCCCAATTTTTTGGAGTGTCCACACAAGACTCACTTCCCACGTCTATTCATTTTGGCGACAATGGTAGCAAACTCTATCTATTTGGCAGCTCAACTTCCCGTGTCTACCAGTACACCTTGCCGACAGCCTGGGATGTAAGCTCTGCCAGCTATGACTCAGTGAATATTGATTTATCAGGTTATGACATCGCCACCGGACATATTTCTCTAAAAAGTGATGGCAGTGAATTTAGTTTTTTTGGCATGTGGACTATGTCTCTCTACACATTAGCACTGGGTTCGAGTTGGGATCTCTCTTCAGCCAATCCTTCAGCATCCATATTCGGTGTTGGCTTTATGGGAGGGGGAAGTGTCAACAGCTACACGGTTTCGCCTAATGAGAACTATTTGTACATTCTTGGTGGCGGCACTAGTCGCAGCATCTTTCAATACTCACTCAATGTGACAGGTGACATTCAATCGATACTAGTACCAGATAACAAAAAAGCTCTAGGGCTGGGAGCTCTCAATGCTAACCCACAAAACATAGCCCTCAGCACTGATGGTAGCCGCCTATTTATGGTCGGCCCAGGTGTGATCTATCAGTTGGATTTATCAGTCCCCTTTGATATTCGCACAGCCATTTATAGCGGTGCTTCATTGAATGTGTCAGGCCAAGATTCTGGATCAGCCTCTTTAACTTTCAAACCTGACGGATCTAAACTTTATGTGGCTGGATATAGTAACGACCGGGTCTATCAATATACTTTAGGAACGCCTTGGAATATCACTACGGCCTCGTACGACTCAATCAATTTTTCCATCGCCAGCCAAGACGGGCTGCCCTATGGACTCGCGATTAGTAGCAACGGATCTAAGCTCTATATGCTTGGGCGCTCAAATAAGGCTGTTTTTCAATACACGCTGCCCACCCCCTGGAGTCTTACGGGTGCGAGCTACGACAGTGTCAGTGTGCCCGTTTCATCTATTGAATTTTTTCCGGAAGGTATTTCGCTTAGTAGCGACGGAAGTAAGTTGTATCTCACGGGTGAATCTTCAGATTCAATTCATTCATATACGTTGGCTACGCCGTGGAGCTTATCAACTGCAAGTCTCGATACCAGCGTGTTCTCTATTGCCACCGAGTCAGACAAGTCCCGAGATGTGGTCATAAGTTCTGATGGGTCGCAGCTTTACATACTAGACGACGACAATCTGGCGGTTTACCAATACACTCTCCAAAACGCCTTTGACCTTACCTCAACAACTAACCATGATATCCGCTCTGCGTCTGTCCTAAATCCTGAAACCAATCAAAGAACTTTATCGATGAAACCTGATGGCACTAAACTCTATCTGCTCGGCGCAAGCCGAAAAATCCATCAATATTCGCTCACAACACCTGGCGATCTAACCACCGCTGTTTACGATAATGTTTTAGTGGATGTGTCTGCCCAAGCGTCCCAACCGTGGTCACTCAAATTTAATAGCGATGGGTCAAAAATGTACATCCTCGATGCGATGTTCACACAGCTGGTTCTTCAATATAGCCTACCAACTCCATGGGACATCACTTCAGCCAGCTATGATGCAGTGGCTTTTGATGTGGGTCCAGAGGATATTAATCCCCGTGATATGGTTTTTAGTAGTGATGGCTCAAAAATGTGGCTACTGGGCATGACTTCTGGCTCCGTATTTCAGTATACACTCAGCCCTCCCTGGGACCTCTCATCGGCAAGTTACGACAGTGTATATTTTGATATTTCAAATGAGGTCACATCTGCTTATTCCATGCAGATAACTGATAGCGGAAGAAAAATGTTCGTCCTAGGAAGTAACGTTGTCAGCCAATACAACTTGGCTGATCCTTGGGATATTACCAGCTCGTCTTACAGCGGACAGTCCTTTACTGCTTCTATTTATTCAGAATCAATGATGCATTTCGAATTCAGCCAAGATGGCAACGGCCTATTTTTTCTTGGCAACACCCTTGATCGAATTTACAAGTACTCAGTTGGTCGAGGGGGCGACCCGGAATACCGCATTTGTACGGACGCTCAATGCAATGAGATCTTGTATGATTGGCGCAGCGACAGCTCTGGCGTCGTCAACAACAACAACTATATCCAATTGCGCCTGACCTCACCTGGAGCCGCCTCTCAAACCAACACCGCCACAATAAATATTGGCAATTACCAAACCACTTGGGCTGTCACCACAGAACCTTAAAGACCCCGGCTTCCCCTTATGGAGACAGTGCGTCGGGCGAGCCGCCTCGTCCTACCCACGGGCATCGGCGTCCTCCCGATGTGCATGGCGTATCCGGATTGCGTCACGAAAGTGACGCAATCCGAAGACGACATGCGGCCACTCGGGCCGGCGCCGATGCCCGTGGGTAGGACGAGGCGGCTCGCCCGACGCACTGTCTCCATAAGGGGAAGCCGGTGTCTTTAGCGACTTGTAATGAACATATATGATACGGGGATCATTAACATGGCCAATAGAAACCATAGTCCCACTAGCAGCGTGTATACAGGTATCCCCGCATCTTGAAGTTTGCTTAGCATCACTTACCCTCCTGTGCTTTGTACTCACTTCTTGTGTTGCAAGCAGAGGACCGGCAGTAAATGAAACTATGATCATTACATGTCGATGCTGATGTCTTTTTGAAACATTATGTTACGAGCTATGTAATGAAATCTCCTACATATGACGAATGACTGCCTGGCCGAACTCAGAGCATTTAATTTCTTGAACGCCCTCCTCGCCTTCTTGTCGCATCAATCGAGCAAAGTCATAGGTAACAGTACGCGCTTCAATGGCACCCATCATGCCTTTGATAATGAGTTCTGCGGCTTCATTCCATCCCATATGCCGTAACATCATCTCGCCGGATAAAATCACTGACCCTGGGTTCACCTTGTCTTGATCAGCGTACTTCGGTGCTGTGCCATGAGTGGCTTCAAAAACAGCGTGACCGGTTTTGTAATTGATATTACCGCCAGGGGCAATACCAATGCCGCCCACCTGGGCTGCCAGCGCATCAGACAAGTAATCTCCATTTAAATTTAAAGTGGCTATCACTGAAAACTCTGACGGACGAGTGAGCACCTGTTGAAGGGCAATATCGGCAATGGCGTCTTTAATCACAATCTTTCCGCTATTGATGGCCGCTTGCTGTTCTTTGTTCGCCGCCTCTTCGCCTTTTTCTTTTTTTGTACGTTCCCACTGGGACCAGGTGTAGGTTTTTTCTGCATACTCCCGCTCGGCCAGTTCGTAACCCCAGTTTCTAAATGCACCTTCGGTGAACTTCATAATATTGCCCTTGTGAACAAGAGTGACCGAAGGTTGTTTATTTTGAATGGCATACTCAATGGCTGAACGCACCAGTCGCTCGGTACCTTCTTTGGATACTGGCTTGATACCCACACCACAAGAATCAGGAAAGCGGATTTTTTCAAAGCGCTCTGGAAATGTAGATTTTAAAAACTCTAAGACTTTTGTCACATCCGGGCTGCCAGCTTTAAACTCAATGCCCGCATAAATATCTTCCGTGTTTTCACGAAAGATGGT
Proteins encoded:
- the icd gene encoding NADP-dependent isocitrate dehydrogenase, with product MSQSPSFKNLNVPANGQPITLVNGRLNVPDRPIVPYIEGDGTGPDIWRASQAVFDAAVEKAYGRKKQIQWFEVYAGEKAFNKFNDWLPDDTIEAFRCYLVSIKGPLTTPIGEGMRSLNVAIRQILDLYVCLRPVRYFTGVPSPVKTPENVNMTIFRENTEDIYAGIEFKAGSPDVTKVLEFLKSTFPERFEKIRFPDSCGVGIKPVSKEGTERLVRSAIEYAIQNKQPSVTLVHKGNIMKFTEGAFRNWGYELAEREYAEKTYTWSQWERTKKEKGEEAANKEQQAAINSGKIVIKDAIADIALQQVLTRPSEFSVIATLNLNGDYLSDALAAQVGGIGIAPGGNINYKTGHAVFEATHGTAPKYADQDKVNPGSVILSGEMMLRHMGWNEAAELIIKGMMGAIEARTVTYDFARLMRQEGEEGVQEIKCSEFGQAVIRHM